A single Corynebacterium stationis DNA region contains:
- a CDS encoding vitamin K epoxide reductase family protein → MTHSPTADDNEVLVTETNTDPSLPAVARNRPFALILLITGVIGWVASGILVLERLALYEDAEHVTTCDINALVSCGKVMGTWQSELFGFPNPLIGIVAFAVVITTAMAMLSGARFADWYWGGLQAGVTVGLLFIIWLWYQALFVIHILCLYCMVVWAMMVPLFILLTVRNLAHGLFPASPAVVRFASQWAGTLIAVVYVAVAASVFVSFYSDFTSL, encoded by the coding sequence ATGACGCACTCACCCACCGCCGACGACAATGAGGTTCTTGTGACCGAGACGAACACTGACCCCTCTTTGCCGGCCGTCGCCCGGAACCGTCCTTTCGCCCTCATCCTGTTGATCACCGGTGTGATCGGATGGGTGGCCTCGGGCATCCTGGTGCTCGAACGCCTGGCCCTCTACGAGGACGCCGAGCATGTCACCACCTGTGACATCAACGCGTTGGTTTCCTGTGGAAAGGTGATGGGCACCTGGCAGTCCGAACTCTTCGGCTTCCCCAACCCGTTGATCGGCATCGTCGCCTTCGCCGTGGTCATCACCACCGCGATGGCCATGCTGTCGGGGGCACGCTTCGCCGACTGGTACTGGGGAGGTTTGCAGGCGGGTGTGACCGTGGGCCTGCTGTTCATCATCTGGCTGTGGTACCAGGCGCTGTTCGTCATCCATATTTTGTGCCTGTACTGCATGGTGGTGTGGGCGATGATGGTCCCGCTGTTTATCCTGCTCACAGTACGCAACCTCGCCCACGGCCTCTTCCCCGCCTCGCCTGCTGTGGTGCGGTTTGCCTCCCAGTGGGCAGGCACCCTGATCGCCGTGGTCTACGTCGCCGTGGCCGCCTCGGTGTTTGTCAGCTTCTACTCCGATTTCACCAGCCTCTGA